The Pseudoalteromonas carrageenovora IAM 12662 DNA window CAAATGTATTGACGCAGTTTAAAGAGCAGTTGGTTAACCATCGAGAAAAAACAATAGAGCGCTTTTTAGCCATTCAAGCAATGGGTAGCGAGTCGGCGCGTGATGATATAAAACAGCTTAAACAATTACTAAATCAGTACAACGCACCAAAAAGTGAAGCATTGAGTGCTGGTTTAGAAATTTTACAAAATGACGATTTACGTGGTTTATTTGCACATTGCACTGTGCCTATTAAAGCTATATTTGGCCGGTTAGATGCATTGGTGCCGTATAAAGCGGTTAGTAAAATGGCAGCACTAAATACTGACTTTGAATACGAAGTGATTGATAAAGCCTCGCATGCGCCATTTATTTCTCATAAAGATGAGTTTTTATCTACCGTTAAATCAATGCTTTAAAGTAGAGAAAATATTAACATTGTTTAAAGCTTTATTTTGTATATGACCTGAGCGATAATTAAACAATGTTTAGTTGATGGAGGTTTTATTATGCCAATAGGATCTGTATTTAATAGTGGTGTTGAAGGGTTTAATCGTGTAAGCCAAGGTATAGAAAAGGCAAGCGCTGAGATTAACCGCGCCAGCATAGAGCAGCAAGACGATGCGCAATTAGCGCAGCAGCGTCAGCTTACTGCTGCACGCCCAGAGGAAGCGGTTACTGCACCCGTTGCACAGCCCGCTCGTGTTGACGAAGCTCTTGTAAATTTAAAAGTGGAAGAGTTTAACGCCAAAGCTAATACGCAATCTATTCAAACGGCCGATGACGTACTTGGCACGTTAATCGATATTAAAGTGTAGCAATAATGAATATTGTCACGCCATTTCCGTCTATCAATATAAACACCGCAAATGTTTATACGGAATCTGCACGGCGTGACAATCAACTTCGGGAAGTTATTCCTGCTCCAGCTTCAAGTAGCGCAAGCAATACTGAAACTAAAGCTCAAAGCGACGCTGAAAAAGCTAAGCTGCCAGGCAGTAATAGTGATGTATCGACTTATGATGCCACCGGTAAACTAGCTGACGATAAAGCAATTGATCAGCGTGAAGGCAATTCAGAAAATTCAGAGAGTGCTGATCAAGAGGCCGAGCAAGAAGCGTCTCAACAAGAAACTGAGCAAGAAGAGCAACAGCTCGAACAAGAGCAACAACAAATAAAAGAACTGAAAGCGCGCGATACCGAAGTACGAGTTCATGAGCAAGCGCACGCCTCTGTAGGGGGGCAATATGCTGGCTCTCCTAGTTATGAATACCAGCGCGGTCCGGATGGCACAAATTACGCTATTGGCGGTGAGGTACAAATTGATGTATCTGAAATCCCAGACGATCCGCAAGCGACAATAGATAAAATGCAAACGGTACGTGCAGCGGCACTTGCCCCAGCAGAGCCATCAAGTGCAGACAGAGCCATAG harbors:
- the bioH gene encoding pimeloyl-ACP methyl ester esterase BioH, yielding MQNELVLLHGWGMNQGVWQLIKPELEFLYSANVRSLDLPGFGNSSVCPTPYTLHDAAALLSEQLKPHSILMGWSLGGLFALYIAKHWPEKVSKVILIASTPFFAESDNWPGIKANVLTQFKEQLVNHREKTIERFLAIQAMGSESARDDIKQLKQLLNQYNAPKSEALSAGLEILQNDDLRGLFAHCTVPIKAIFGRLDALVPYKAVSKMAALNTDFEYEVIDKASHAPFISHKDEFLSTVKSML
- a CDS encoding putative metalloprotease CJM1_0395 family protein: MNIVTPFPSININTANVYTESARRDNQLREVIPAPASSSASNTETKAQSDAEKAKLPGSNSDVSTYDATGKLADDKAIDQREGNSENSESADQEAEQEASQQETEQEEQQLEQEQQQIKELKARDTEVRVHEQAHASVGGQYAGSPSYEYQRGPDGTNYAIGGEVQIDVSEIPDDPQATIDKMQTVRAAALAPAEPSSADRAIAADATQKMAAAQAELSAPKEEQTEESEQSTKLSSNETSTAESQSDTNTEQSRDPEVDARAGRIANFYQMTSSPQNESGFSAYG